Proteins encoded by one window of Methanobrevibacter sp.:
- the nadC gene encoding carboxylating nicotinate-nucleotide diphosphorylase: MDKIIEYMLAEDEGFGDVTSDAVVEKGKEVSAYIVSKDEGILSGIDIIRDLFEEYGVKVRFWISEGSRISAGDILLSIKGDARTILLIERTALNLMMRMSGVASAADYYVNLVEDYDVRVAGTRKTSPAIGKFDKHALKVGGADTHRFGLDDMVLIKDNHIAACGTPLEALLKAKDNASFSKKIEIEVETLEDAIQCVENGADIVMLDNMSPDEVRDVIYELEELNIRQNSLIEVSGGITEETILDYANLGVDIISIGALTHSSRSLNFSLKIE, translated from the coding sequence TTGGATAAGATTATTGAATATATGTTGGCTGAAGATGAAGGTTTTGGAGATGTAACTTCCGATGCCGTGGTTGAAAAAGGCAAGGAAGTAAGCGCATATATTGTTTCAAAAGATGAAGGTATCCTATCCGGTATCGATATTATTCGTGATTTATTTGAAGAGTATGGTGTTAAGGTTAGATTTTGGATATCTGAAGGAAGCAGAATCTCTGCTGGGGATATTCTATTGTCCATTAAAGGGGATGCAAGGACAATTCTGCTTATTGAAAGGACTGCCTTGAATTTGATGATGAGAATGAGCGGCGTAGCCAGCGCTGCCGATTATTATGTTAATTTAGTTGAAGATTATGATGTGAGAGTTGCGGGAACACGCAAGACCTCTCCTGCAATTGGAAAGTTTGATAAGCATGCGCTAAAAGTTGGGGGTGCAGACACTCATAGATTCGGCTTGGATGATATGGTATTGATTAAGGATAATCATATTGCCGCTTGCGGGACACCTCTGGAAGCTCTTTTAAAGGCAAAGGATAATGCAAGTTTTTCTAAAAAAATAGAAATTGAAGTGGAAACTTTAGAGGATGCAATCCAATGTGTAGAAAATGGAGCGGATATCGTAATGCTTGACAACATGTCTCCCGATGAAGTTAGGGATGTCATCTATGAGCTTGAAGAATTAAATATTCGTCAAAATTCATTGATTGAAGTGTCTGGCGGTATTACTGAAGAAACCATTCTTGATTATGCCAATTTGGGTGTGGACATTATTTCAATCGGCGCATTAACACATTCATCAAGAAGTCTGAACTTTAGTCTAAAAATAGAATAG
- the rnz gene encoding ribonuclease Z, whose product MEIIFLGTSSAVHSKERNHPSIALKAFGEVMLFDCGEGTQKQMLFTKVSPMKISKIFITHFHGDHILGLPGLLQSLGLNGREEKLTIYGPKGLEKIKEAIYSLGYCKIEFPIDFIEIDSGIVEENDEYVIRAQLVRHNVPNLAYSIEEKKKPRFLRQKAIELGVPVGPAFGKLHNGEEVEVDGKIIKPEQVLGEPRKGIKITYSGDSRPCEEMIEFAKDSAVLIHESTFTTEETSNAEEHAHSTSADAAYIAKQSNSKMLILTHISTRYGENYSKIILKEAKEIFENTKLAHDLWSFEV is encoded by the coding sequence ATGGAAATAATATTTTTAGGAACATCATCTGCAGTTCACTCAAAAGAGAGAAATCATCCTTCAATTGCACTTAAGGCATTTGGCGAAGTGATGCTTTTTGATTGTGGGGAAGGAACTCAAAAACAGATGTTATTTACTAAAGTAAGCCCTATGAAGATATCTAAAATATTTATCACCCATTTTCATGGAGATCATATTTTAGGACTTCCAGGATTATTGCAGTCATTAGGATTAAATGGGCGAGAAGAAAAACTAACAATTTACGGCCCTAAAGGATTGGAAAAAATTAAAGAAGCTATTTACAGCCTAGGCTATTGTAAAATTGAGTTTCCAATTGATTTCATCGAAATAGATTCCGGAATTGTAGAAGAGAACGATGAATATGTTATAAGAGCACAATTGGTAAGACATAATGTTCCTAATTTAGCCTATTCTATTGAAGAGAAGAAAAAACCAAGATTTTTACGCCAAAAAGCTATTGAACTTGGAGTTCCGGTTGGTCCTGCATTCGGAAAACTTCATAATGGAGAGGAAGTTGAAGTTGATGGCAAAATTATTAAACCAGAACAGGTATTGGGCGAACCTAGAAAAGGGATAAAAATCACATATTCAGGAGATTCAAGACCTTGTGAAGAGATGATTGAATTTGCAAAAGACAGTGCTGTGTTAATCCATGAATCCACATTTACAACTGAAGAGACATCAAATGCAGAGGAACATGCTCACTCGACATCCGCTGATGCGGCATATATCGCCAAACAATCAAATAGCAAAATGTTGATATTAACCCATATAAGCACAAGATATGGTGAAAATTATTCCAAAATAATTTTAAAGGAAGCTAAAGAGATTTTTGAGAATACAAAATTAGCCCATGATTTATGGAGCTTTGAAGTTTAG
- a CDS encoding mechanosensitive ion channel family protein produces MYIQTPMDATTTFIYILIVIIATTIIIRTIAFLMNKMKRFNKNMTAVYLISDIITYAIYFIALMIILQLFGINLAGTLLSLGIVGIAVSFAAKDIISNLFSGIILILGKSIKVGDTIEVNGKKGYVERITLRSTIMVDDLGVKNHVPNSTLTNDYYLQFKPPEKYRVDIIVGLPLNVDIERFSEKIIQKISNYNGLAKNPKPQVFSKEIKFEESRVKVSFWVKDLKDKDKYKLKISNDIRKCMKNVGENDE; encoded by the coding sequence ATGTATATTCAAACGCCAATGGATGCTACAACAACGTTCATTTATATATTGATTGTAATTATAGCCACTACAATCATAATAAGAACAATAGCTTTTCTTATGAATAAAATGAAAAGATTCAATAAAAATATGACCGCAGTATATCTTATAAGCGACATAATTACTTATGCCATTTATTTTATAGCATTGATGATCATTTTACAATTGTTTGGAATCAATCTTGCAGGAACTCTATTGAGTTTGGGTATTGTCGGTATTGCCGTGAGTTTTGCAGCCAAAGACATTATTTCAAATTTGTTTTCAGGAATAATTCTGATTCTTGGAAAAAGCATCAAGGTTGGCGATACCATTGAAGTTAATGGTAAAAAAGGGTATGTGGAGCGCATTACACTTAGATCAACAATCATGGTTGATGATTTAGGAGTTAAAAACCATGTCCCCAACTCAACATTGACTAACGATTATTACCTCCAATTCAAACCCCCTGAAAAATATAGGGTGGACATTATTGTAGGATTGCCTTTAAATGTAGACATCGAGAGATTTAGTGAAAAAATTATTCAAAAAATAAGCAATTATAATGGTTTAGCTAAAAACCCTAAGCCACAAGTCTTTTCAAAAGAAATCAAATTTGAAGAAAGCCGAGTGAAAGTGTCTTTTTGGGTAAAAGATTTAAAGGATAAAGACAAATATAAATTAAAAATCAGTAACGATATTAGAAAATGCATGAAAAACGTGGGTGAGAATGATGAGTAG
- the nadA gene encoding quinolinate synthase NadA: MSSSIQEEILKLKEEKNAIILAHNYQPKEIQEIADFLGDSLELCIKASEIEDKDLVIFCGVDFMAETAFILNPDKKIVIPTLEAECPMAHMLPEEELLKAKEEHPDAGVILYVNSIAESKQHADTLCTSSNAVKVTESLPHDKILFGPDKNLGTHVAAKLDKEIIPVPKDGHCYVHRLFHIEDVELKREQYPNAEIICHPECDIKVQNACDKVMSTGGMLRYITESDKEEFVIGTEIDMITRINSEAPGKKLYPLLEGAICETMKLHTLEKVRDSLLNEEPQVTLPKDVADKSRKAVEHMLNASK, from the coding sequence ATGAGTAGTTCAATCCAAGAAGAAATTTTAAAGTTAAAAGAAGAAAAAAATGCAATAATACTTGCGCACAATTATCAACCTAAAGAAATTCAAGAAATTGCTGATTTTCTTGGAGATTCCTTAGAATTATGTATCAAAGCCTCTGAAATTGAAGATAAAGATTTAGTTATCTTTTGCGGTGTTGATTTCATGGCAGAAACTGCTTTTATTCTAAATCCTGATAAAAAAATTGTAATACCAACATTAGAAGCGGAATGCCCTATGGCACACATGTTGCCAGAAGAAGAATTATTAAAAGCTAAAGAAGAACATCCTGATGCCGGAGTGATTCTTTATGTAAATAGTATTGCAGAATCAAAACAACATGCAGACACATTATGTACTTCATCCAATGCCGTGAAAGTTACTGAAAGTTTGCCTCATGATAAAATATTATTCGGACCTGACAAAAACTTGGGAACCCATGTGGCTGCAAAACTTGATAAAGAAATCATTCCAGTTCCAAAAGACGGCCACTGTTATGTTCACAGGCTGTTCCACATTGAAGACGTTGAACTTAAACGGGAACAGTATCCGAATGCTGAAATCATTTGCCATCCTGAATGTGACATCAAAGTTCAAAATGCATGTGACAAAGTGATGTCAACTGGCGGAATGCTGAGATATATTACTGAAAGCGACAAAGAAGAATTTGTCATTGGAACCGAAATCGATATGATTACTCGAATCAATTCAGAAGCTCCTGGAAAAAAATTATATCCTCTGCTTGAGGGCGCTATTTGTGAAACAATGAAACTTCATACACTTGAAAAGGTTAGAGATTCTCTATTGAATGAAGAACCGCAAGTAACCCTTCCAAAAGATGTTGCAGACAAATCAAGAAAAGCAGTTGAACATATGCTTAATGCATCAAAATAG
- a CDS encoding alpha/beta fold hydrolase produces MDSFEFESGRVLEDVNVEYGTSGIPKYDEDGNIVNAIVYCPNIFGGRSILAQYHNLIKNHDFDRNDYFFIRIFSLGVPGSCSPSSTGLKYNFPQYTFKDRVNFKRQFLAEKFNIKNIQGLIGEGFGGFEVFTWACEYPDDMDFIIVVNSSFKTYSYRYIFVKCAESIIEASDDFYSDEYSSSFSMLSIPIFRLLFAGYFPESILENASNDEIDALMEGYVEDGLFMDIHDFKFRNDCMLNYDVEDKLHNINAKSLILGLEGYLFFNPKKDCAPLGDLIEDSKVLIFDSKSEKYYEDEDYSEMGFEIISFLKQFSE; encoded by the coding sequence ATGGATTCCTTTGAATTTGAATCCGGCAGGGTTCTCGAAGATGTTAATGTTGAATACGGCACCAGCGGAATCCCAAAATATGATGAAGATGGAAATATCGTGAATGCAATTGTCTATTGCCCTAATATCTTTGGTGGCCGTTCTATTTTAGCCCAATATCACAATTTAATCAAAAACCATGATTTTGATAGAAATGACTATTTCTTTATCAGGATTTTTTCGTTAGGAGTGCCTGGGTCTTGCTCTCCATCGTCTACCGGTTTGAAATATAATTTTCCACAGTATACCTTTAAAGATCGCGTAAATTTTAAAAGGCAATTTTTAGCCGAAAAATTTAATATTAAAAATATTCAGGGATTGATTGGAGAAGGATTTGGTGGATTTGAAGTATTTACATGGGCTTGCGAATATCCTGATGATATGGATTTCATAATTGTTGTAAATTCTTCTTTTAAAACATATTCCTATCGTTATATTTTTGTAAAATGTGCTGAAAGCATAATAGAGGCATCTGATGATTTTTATTCGGATGAGTATAGCTCTTCATTTTCCATGCTGTCCATTCCTATTTTCAGATTGTTATTTGCAGGATATTTTCCTGAATCTATTTTAGAAAATGCATCGAATGATGAAATAGATGCATTAATGGAGGGTTATGTTGAAGATGGTTTATTCATGGACATTCATGATTTCAAATTCAGAAATGATTGCATGTTAAATTATGATGTTGAAGATAAGCTGCATAATATTAATGCAAAATCATTAATTTTGGGTCTTGAAGGGTATTTATTTTTCAACCCCAAAAAGGACTGCGCTCCTTTAGGGGATTTGATAGAAGATTCAAAGGTTTTAATTTTCGATTCTAAAAGCGAGAAGTATTATGAGGATGAAGACTATTCCGAAATGGGATTCGAAATAATCTCATTTTTAAAACAATTCAGTGAATAA
- a CDS encoding alpha/beta fold hydrolase yields MLSGNDSILGYGKHILDEFAFESGKVLENVEVEYSIYGTPKYDDEGRIINAIIYCHKFNGNYSSFLDEYQIAGKGEPFDQKEYCFISITTLGFPDSCSPSTTGLKHSFPEYTIKDRVNFKRQFLKDKFNMDRVHGIAGRGLGGYEIFTWACEYPDEMDFLIICNSSFKTSGFRYVISKAVASIIESNDAFYDEIYSETLSRVMVSIYRLLYSNHVSKQIFQEMSNDEIDVLMDDFVDEGLFTDIYDFKFRNDCIQDYDVEDKLKNIKAKTLILSSADDLYYSPKYDVLPLEDLIEDSKVILFESKKDHSGYEDYSFLMDDFYEFMKDFK; encoded by the coding sequence ATGTTAAGTGGAAATGACTCCATTTTAGGATATGGCAAACATATTTTAGATGAATTTGCTTTTGAAAGTGGTAAAGTCCTTGAAAACGTTGAAGTGGAGTATTCTATTTATGGTACTCCAAAATATGACGATGAAGGCAGAATTATAAATGCAATTATCTATTGCCATAAATTCAATGGGAACTATTCCTCCTTTTTAGATGAATACCAGATTGCTGGCAAAGGGGAACCGTTTGACCAAAAGGAGTACTGTTTCATTTCAATTACTACTTTAGGTTTTCCGGATTCTTGCAGCCCATCAACAACAGGGCTAAAACATTCTTTTCCAGAATACACTATTAAAGATAGGGTTAATTTTAAAAGGCAATTCTTAAAAGATAAATTCAACATGGATAGGGTTCATGGAATCGCCGGTCGAGGCTTGGGAGGATATGAAATTTTCACTTGGGCTTGCGAATACCCCGATGAGATGGATTTTTTGATAATATGCAACAGCTCTTTTAAAACCAGCGGTTTCCGTTATGTTATTTCAAAAGCTGTAGCCAGCATTATTGAGTCTAATGATGCTTTTTATGATGAAATTTATAGTGAAACATTATCTCGCGTGATGGTTTCAATTTATAGGCTGCTATATTCAAACCATGTTTCAAAACAAATTTTTCAGGAAATGTCTAATGATGAGATTGATGTTTTGATGGATGATTTTGTGGATGAAGGTTTATTTACAGACATCTATGATTTTAAATTTAGAAATGATTGCATCCAAGATTATGATGTGGAAGATAAGCTAAAGAACATAAAAGCAAAGACATTAATTCTTTCTTCAGCTGATGATTTGTATTACTCTCCAAAATATGATGTGCTTCCTTTGGAGGATTTGATTGAAGATTCAAAAGTCATCTTGTTCGAGTCAAAAAAGGATCACAGTGGTTATGAAGATTATTCATTTTTAATGGATGATTTTTATGAATTTATGAAAGATTTTAAATAA
- a CDS encoding DUF5750 family protein — MIVKIIDYGNSGDRNYIEYEASGLSLSQMTYLNDNLDEETNIEGDVFRLKMCFDDELYPFQSDTAQFRLDDFIAREEIEMNLFLSSFLEDM; from the coding sequence ATGATTGTTAAGATAATTGATTATGGAAACAGTGGCGATAGAAATTACATTGAATATGAGGCATCGGGATTGTCTTTAAGTCAAATGACTTATTTGAATGATAATCTGGATGAAGAGACAAACATCGAGGGGGATGTTTTCAGATTGAAAATGTGTTTTGATGATGAATTATATCCTTTCCAGAGTGATACTGCACAATTCAGGTTGGATGATTTCATTGCTCGTGAAGAAATTGAAATGAATCTGTTCTTGTCTAGTTTTTTAGAGGACATGTGA
- a CDS encoding alpha/beta fold hydrolase, translating into MESFEFQNGNILDDVKVEYMTYGTPKYDENGLIDNAIVYCHGSLGSFSGINKILPLTFEDCPFDKDKYFFISMTALGSSGSCSPSSTGLKNKFPKYSILDVVNFQKQFLKEKFNILHVLGLIGNSMGGFVGLTQAIEYPDFQDFIICGVSSFKVAGHDYILSKFVDEIITSDPDYAKGEATYSLIRTLRMACLAEFNFGLSKEALRAKSNDELAMDFEEFGNEMIETDIYDLKYCNEASMNYDVEADLDKINSKVLIIACKQDPHFPPELDAIPMSKMIKDSELIVMDSELGHLCFNELENISYELKDFLSDFDDC; encoded by the coding sequence ATGGAGTCATTTGAATTTCAAAATGGGAATATCTTAGATGATGTTAAAGTTGAATATATGACTTATGGAACTCCTAAATATGATGAAAATGGATTAATCGATAATGCGATTGTTTATTGTCATGGTTCTTTAGGTTCTTTTTCAGGAATAAACAAGATATTGCCTTTGACTTTTGAAGATTGTCCTTTCGATAAGGATAAATACTTTTTTATAAGCATGACTGCACTGGGATCATCAGGGTCTTGTTCTCCTTCATCAACCGGTTTAAAGAATAAATTCCCCAAATATTCTATTTTGGATGTCGTTAATTTCCAAAAGCAGTTTCTTAAAGAAAAATTCAATATCCTCCATGTTTTAGGGTTGATTGGCAACTCCATGGGTGGTTTTGTTGGATTAACTCAGGCCATTGAGTATCCTGATTTTCAAGATTTTATCATTTGTGGAGTTAGCAGTTTTAAAGTTGCAGGCCATGATTACATTTTGTCAAAATTTGTTGATGAGATTATTACATCTGATCCGGATTATGCTAAAGGTGAGGCTACTTATTCTTTAATCAGAACTTTAAGGATGGCTTGTCTTGCTGAATTTAATTTTGGCCTTTCAAAAGAAGCTTTGCGGGCAAAATCCAATGATGAATTGGCCATGGACTTTGAAGAGTTTGGAAATGAAATGATAGAAACAGACATCTATGATTTGAAATATTGCAATGAGGCGAGCATGAACTATGATGTCGAGGCTGATTTGGATAAAATCAACTCCAAGGTTTTAATCATTGCATGCAAACAAGATCCTCACTTTCCTCCAGAACTGGATGCTATTCCAATGTCTAAAATGATTAAGGATTCTGAATTGATAGTTATGGATTCTGAATTGGGGCATTTGTGCTTTAATGAACTTGAAAACATTTCTTATGAATTAAAAGATTTCTTAAGTGATTTCGATGATTGTTAA
- the nucS gene encoding endonuclease NucS, with translation MKYKILEKPSCEDAYDLVHEALRKRATILIFACCKVNYEGRALSELNWGERIIMIKPDGAFLIHQEKKVEPVNWQPPKSKTRTYIKNENLFLESHRRTPKELLTVEIRQIQFINYANIEDFEELEQAGYEKDMGDMIMDKPHMIEEGFTPTAREYSVEHGFIDILGKDNDNNLMILELKARKAGVSAVKQLKRYLQDFENTDDDYLKECKAQKKRIRGLLVAPSIMDDAQEMIEEEGIEFVSIEPPRELKRDKKVTLDAF, from the coding sequence ATGAAATATAAAATTTTAGAAAAACCAAGTTGTGAAGATGCATATGATTTAGTTCACGAGGCCTTAAGAAAAAGAGCGACAATACTGATTTTTGCTTGCTGTAAAGTTAATTATGAAGGCCGTGCATTAAGTGAACTTAACTGGGGAGAACGTATAATTATGATAAAACCCGATGGAGCTTTTTTAATCCATCAAGAAAAGAAAGTCGAACCGGTAAACTGGCAACCGCCAAAATCCAAGACAAGAACCTACATCAAAAATGAAAATCTCTTTTTAGAAAGCCATAGAAGAACACCAAAAGAGCTATTGACAGTTGAAATAAGACAAATCCAATTTATCAATTATGCCAACATCGAAGATTTTGAAGAACTTGAACAGGCGGGATACGAAAAGGATATGGGGGACATGATAATGGACAAGCCTCATATGATTGAAGAAGGTTTCACACCAACTGCAAGAGAATACAGTGTAGAACATGGCTTTATTGACATATTAGGTAAAGATAACGACAACAACCTGATGATATTGGAACTTAAAGCACGTAAAGCAGGAGTTAGTGCAGTTAAACAACTTAAGCGATACCTTCAAGATTTTGAAAACACAGATGACGATTATCTAAAAGAGTGCAAAGCTCAAAAGAAAAGAATCAGAGGACTTCTTGTTGCCCCATCAATAATGGACGACGCACAGGAAATGATTGAAGAGGAAGGAATTGAGTTTGTATCCATCGAACCCCCTCGTGAGTTAAAAAGAGATAAAAAAGTTACATTAGATGCATTCTAA
- a CDS encoding PsbP-related protein, with product MKKCPECGNPSYDGAPVCGNCGYKFPKPKMKVHREESIFEGKQKEKPKEKKTSNDDSVIEIIKQKKLIIGTILLITFIVICGIIITAPNNNTGSTIQTGDLMEYDAGDFAFKYPKSWEPVNLTDPDHDTAIFFKNENNTIIEHYNISSSASSLKEINQDRIAHALASGDAVELLETITLDGRNASNIILENADGNYTRYVSMFTDGKLYVFKVTGDSINAITSDSINDVINTADIK from the coding sequence GTGAAAAAATGTCCTGAATGTGGGAATCCTAGTTACGATGGAGCTCCTGTTTGCGGAAACTGTGGATATAAATTCCCAAAACCAAAAATGAAAGTCCATAGGGAAGAAAGTATCTTCGAAGGAAAACAAAAAGAAAAACCAAAAGAGAAAAAAACTTCCAATGACGATAGCGTAATAGAAATTATTAAACAAAAAAAACTGATTATTGGAACAATTTTACTTATAACTTTTATTGTGATTTGTGGAATTATCATCACTGCACCAAATAACAATACCGGTTCTACAATCCAGACTGGTGATTTGATGGAATATGATGCTGGTGATTTTGCATTCAAATATCCTAAAAGTTGGGAACCTGTAAATTTAACCGATCCAGACCATGATACAGCCATATTCTTCAAAAATGAAAACAATACCATTATTGAACATTATAATATAAGCAGCAGCGCCAGTTCTCTTAAAGAAATAAATCAAGATAGAATTGCTCACGCTTTAGCTAGTGGAGATGCCGTCGAGCTTTTAGAAACAATAACATTAGATGGCAGAAATGCATCAAACATCATTCTAGAAAATGCTGACGGAAACTACACAAGATATGTTTCAATGTTCACTGATGGCAAGCTATATGTTTTCAAGGTTACTGGAGACTCTATTAATGCAATTACATCAGACAGCATTAATGATGTGATAAATACCGCAGATATTAAATAA
- a CDS encoding carbon-nitrogen hydrolase family protein, with the protein MTTIKLALCQMDVIDNKEENLKKASSMIAQSVEENADFIILPEMFNCPYSNDKFIEYQEEEKDSPTLNRISSLARKNNVYILAGSIPEKENDNLFNTSYLFDRKGEIIAKHRKMHLFDIDVKDRITFKESDVLTAGDDFTIADTEFGKIGIGICYDIRFPELARIMVENNALALFYPGAFNMTTGPAHWELLFRARALDNQVFCIGVAPALNEDASYHSYGHSIITNPWGEVLAQAGLKEEIIISEIDLDEIKKIREELPLLKNKREDLYEVAKK; encoded by the coding sequence ATGACTACAATTAAACTTGCTCTTTGTCAAATGGATGTTATCGACAACAAAGAGGAAAATTTAAAAAAAGCTAGCTCAATGATAGCTCAAAGTGTAGAGGAAAATGCTGATTTTATTATTCTACCTGAAATGTTTAACTGTCCCTATTCTAATGACAAATTTATAGAATATCAGGAAGAGGAAAAAGACAGCCCCACATTAAATCGAATCTCATCACTAGCTAGAAAAAACAATGTTTACATCCTAGCAGGATCAATTCCTGAAAAAGAAAACGATAATCTGTTTAACACTTCATATCTTTTTGACAGAAAGGGCGAAATAATAGCCAAACACAGGAAAATGCATCTTTTCGATATTGATGTTAAAGATAGAATAACATTCAAGGAATCGGATGTGTTGACTGCAGGAGATGATTTTACAATAGCCGACACTGAATTTGGAAAAATCGGCATTGGAATTTGCTATGATATCCGTTTTCCAGAATTGGCAAGAATAATGGTGGAAAACAATGCTTTGGCATTATTCTACCCTGGAGCATTTAACATGACAACCGGCCCCGCTCATTGGGAGCTATTGTTTAGGGCTCGGGCATTGGACAACCAAGTATTCTGCATTGGTGTTGCACCTGCATTAAATGAAGACGCCAGCTATCATAGCTACGGCCATTCAATTATCACAAATCCCTGGGGCGAAGTGCTTGCCCAAGCTGGGCTAAAAGAAGAAATAATTATCTCTGAAATTGATCTTGATGAAATAAAAAAAATAAGAGAAGAGCTTCCTCTTTTAAAAAATAAAAGAGAAGACCTCTATGAAGTTGCTAAAAAATAA
- a CDS encoding HEAT repeat domain-containing protein: MSNLNFQDAINNLSSDDVKVRKEAIESLVGITDETAIEPLIKATTDENAQVRFKAAEILGSMGDVAVDKLIEEFENAEGKDKRFLAFALKETEDKRVIPYFVEATDDEDFGVRKVAVRSLGELQANEELETIAKCLEDEDWGVKLAAIQALGDLATDEAIGLIKEARKSEDDKDFKKSCNKAIKKAQKRQKAKASGESIVKVIPMSTIKEMEKTNPQKAIKEYERYVEAKQTKDAPYKRLCVLYRKANDYDNEVRVIETAIEVFKGNDKKLAYFEKRLAKLK, translated from the coding sequence ATGTCAAATTTAAATTTTCAGGATGCTATTAACAATTTATCAAGTGATGACGTTAAAGTTAGAAAGGAAGCTATCGAATCATTGGTTGGAATTACTGATGAAACAGCTATCGAACCTTTAATAAAAGCCACCACTGATGAGAATGCACAAGTCAGATTCAAGGCAGCGGAAATTTTAGGAAGCATGGGTGATGTGGCTGTCGATAAATTGATTGAAGAGTTTGAAAATGCTGAAGGTAAAGATAAAAGGTTTTTAGCATTTGCACTTAAAGAAACCGAAGACAAAAGAGTCATTCCATATTTTGTTGAAGCAACAGACGATGAGGATTTTGGTGTTAGAAAGGTTGCTGTACGTTCCCTTGGCGAACTTCAGGCCAATGAGGAATTAGAAACCATTGCTAAATGTCTTGAAGATGAGGATTGGGGTGTGAAATTAGCCGCAATTCAGGCATTGGGCGATCTTGCAACTGATGAGGCAATAGGCCTAATTAAAGAAGCAAGAAAAAGTGAAGATGATAAGGACTTTAAAAAATCTTGCAATAAGGCAATCAAAAAGGCCCAAAAAAGACAGAAAGCTAAGGCTTCAGGGGAATCTATTGTAAAAGTCATTCCTATGAGCACAATTAAAGAAATGGAAAAGACCAATCCTCAAAAAGCCATAAAAGAATATGAACGATATGTTGAAGCAAAACAAACTAAAGATGCTCCATATAAAAGATTATGCGTTCTTTACAGAAAAGCCAATGACTATGACAATGAGGTTAGAGTCATAGAAACTGCAATCGAAGTCTTTAAAGGCAATGATAAAAAACTAGCTTACTTCGAAAAAAGGTTGGCTAAATTAAAATAG
- a CDS encoding SDR family NAD(P)-dependent oxidoreductase — MKNYFDIKDKVAVITGASSGLGWQIAQAYASQGAKLALFARREERLQENVADIEKEFGTEVMYAVCDVGDYDSITAAVAKVMDAYGRIDILVNAAGMGNNKMVTDQSNEEWERHIHIDLSGVYYMCKAVGEIMIEQEYGKIINIGSIHSRVIFPGGGISAYSSAKGGVMNLTKNLAVEWAKYNITVNAIGPAVFETELTVDSIEMDGFMDLIAAYCPAGRLGQPGELDGIAIYLASDASSFCTGQLICIDGGWTAI, encoded by the coding sequence ATGAAAAACTATTTTGATATAAAAGATAAAGTAGCAGTAATCACTGGTGCTTCTTCTGGACTCGGTTGGCAAATTGCTCAAGCATATGCAAGCCAAGGTGCAAAATTAGCATTATTTGCAAGAAGAGAAGAAAGACTCCAAGAAAACGTTGCTGATATTGAAAAAGAATTCGGAACTGAAGTAATGTATGCAGTTTGTGATGTTGGTGACTACGACAGTATCACTGCAGCAGTTGCAAAAGTCATGGACGCATATGGCAGAATCGATATTTTGGTTAACGCAGCAGGTATGGGAAACAACAAAATGGTTACCGACCAAAGCAATGAAGAATGGGAAAGGCACATTCACATTGACTTGAGCGGTGTATACTACATGTGTAAAGCTGTCGGAGAAATCATGATTGAACAGGAATACGGTAAAATCATTAACATTGGTTCAATCCACTCAAGAGTAATATTCCCTGGAGGAGGTATTAGTGCATATTCCTCAGCTAAAGGTGGAGTAATGAACTTAACTAAAAACTTGGCTGTTGAATGGGCTAAATACAACATTACCGTAAATGCAATCGGCCCTGCTGTATTTGAAACAGAATTAACCGTGGATTCAATTGAAATGGATGGATTCATGGATCTTATTGCAGCATATTGTCCTGCCGGCCGTTTAGGCCAACCTGGTGAATTGGATGGTATTGCAATATACCTTGCATCTGACGCATCAAGTTTCTGTACCGGTCAATTAATCTGTATTGACGGCGGATGGACTGCAATTTAA